One genomic segment of Rhizobium gallicum bv. gallicum R602sp includes these proteins:
- a CDS encoding Lrp/AsnC family transcriptional regulator: MDRLDRKILRLLQEDSTLAVADLAKKVGLSTTPCWRRIQKMEEDGVIKRRVAILDPEKVNTKVTVFVSIRTATHSMEWLRRFSEVVSDFPEVVEFYRMSGDVDYLLRVVVPDIAAYDAFYKRLIAKIEIRDVSSAFAMEQIKYSTQLPLDYMVLDNAKSSED, encoded by the coding sequence ATGGACCGTCTCGACCGCAAGATACTGCGTCTTCTGCAAGAAGATTCGACTTTGGCAGTTGCCGATCTCGCCAAGAAGGTGGGGCTTTCGACAACGCCGTGCTGGCGCCGTATCCAGAAGATGGAAGAGGACGGCGTGATCAAGCGCCGCGTCGCCATCCTCGACCCCGAGAAGGTCAACACGAAGGTCACGGTTTTCGTCTCGATCCGCACGGCGACGCATTCGATGGAGTGGCTGAGGCGTTTTTCCGAAGTCGTCTCGGACTTTCCCGAAGTGGTCGAATTCTACCGCATGAGCGGCGACGTCGACTACCTGCTGCGCGTGGTGGTGCCGGATATCGCCGCCTACGACGCCTTCTACAAGCGGCTGATCGCCAAGATCGAAATCCGCGACGTTTCGTCGGCTTTCGCCATGGAGCAGATCAAGTATTCCACGCAGCTGCCGCTTGATTACATGGTCTTGGACAATGCGAAGTCCAGCGAGGATTGA
- a CDS encoding uracil-DNA glycosylase family protein, whose product MTGEAALAALHGEIAHCRICRDRPLRADDRLPHEPRPVVVMSSTARILIAGQAPGLRVHESGIPFNDASGDRLRDWLQVERETFYDAKRFAIVPMGFCFPGYDAKGSDLPPRRECAPLWRQRVIDRMPQIELVLTVGQYAQAWHMSGLRKSNMTETVKAWRETLFSNRSPAVLPLPHPSWRNSGWLKRNPWFEEELLPVLRDRVKLLIS is encoded by the coding sequence GTGACGGGCGAAGCGGCGCTTGCCGCGCTGCATGGCGAAATTGCGCACTGTCGCATCTGCCGCGATCGGCCCCTGCGGGCCGACGATCGGCTTCCGCACGAGCCGCGGCCGGTCGTCGTGATGTCGTCCACGGCGCGCATCCTGATTGCGGGCCAGGCGCCAGGCCTTAGGGTGCATGAAAGCGGCATTCCCTTCAACGATGCCTCCGGCGACCGTCTGCGCGACTGGCTGCAGGTGGAGCGCGAGACATTCTACGATGCAAAGCGGTTCGCGATCGTGCCGATGGGCTTCTGCTTTCCGGGTTACGACGCCAAGGGCAGCGACCTGCCGCCGAGACGGGAATGCGCGCCGCTCTGGCGCCAAAGGGTGATCGATCGGATGCCGCAGATCGAGCTTGTGCTCACCGTGGGGCAATATGCCCAGGCATGGCATATGAGCGGATTGCGCAAGTCGAACATGACCGAAACGGTGAAGGCGTGGCGCGAGACGCTGTTTTCAAATCGCAGTCCGGCGGTCTTGCCGCTGCCGCATCCGAGCTGGCGCAACAGCGGCTGGCTGAAGCGCAATCCCTGGTTCGAAGAGGAACTGCTTCCGGTGCTGCGGGACAGAGTAAAATTGCTCATATCCTGA